ACAAAAGCACAAACTAAACTCACAATAAAGTGGATTAAAAAAAAAGAGAAGATGTTTTGACAAAGTCAGGAATCTATTTTTGCTTTTTGAGAGAACAACTCACGAAGTTATTCTATATTTCAATTGTAATTAGTTTATAGTATGGAAGATTTTAACTCACAATATGCCAACCATTCGAAATTAGAACAGCTAAAGCAGTTCATTTTGGAACATGGTACTTATATCGAACTCAAAAAGGGCGAACGATTCACTATTCAAGGCAAAGTGAATCATCGGGGAGCTTATATTGAACACGGCTTATTGAGATATACTCGTGTGGATGAAAAAGGAAACATACACATAGTAGGATATACTTTCTCCGGAGAATTTGCAGGAAGTTTATGCACTCTTATAGAACCCAATCAACCGTCATTAGTAACAATTGAAGCCGTTTGCGATACAAAGATTTGTTATATGTCCTATTCAAAAGTGGAGGAATTCTTTGCTGCAAATGTAGAAACC
The Bacteroides caecimuris DNA segment above includes these coding regions:
- a CDS encoding Crp/Fnr family transcriptional regulator; amino-acid sequence: MEDFNSQYANHSKLEQLKQFILEHGTYIELKKGERFTIQGKVNHRGAYIEHGLLRYTRVDEKGNIHIVGYTFSGEFAGSLCTLIEPNQPSLVTIEAVCDTKICYMSYSKVEEFFAANVETMQLKCTLVEQSYLLMYHRLMDMYCKTTAELYLDLLNRCPDIQEYITLKEIASFLQVTPETISRIRRGLNK